The genomic segment ATGCGGCGCTAACAACGCCGATGACAGGAGCCAGATTGGTATAAGCTCCCGCTTCTGATGCATCAACATGCTTTAAGCCATAGTTCCAAAAGAGAAATGCAAAACCGGATGCAAAAAGCCCCAGGTACAAGATAACAGCCCAACTGGACAGGCTGATTTGTGCATAATCCATAATACTCATTTCTATGATCAAGACAGGAAGCAGAAATACCAGGCCAAAAAACATACTTGCTGCAACAAGAACCTGCTGAGGTATCTTTTTAAGAAGAGGTTTACTCTTCACCGTATAGAAAGCCCAGGCAGCTGCACTCAGCAGAACCAGAATATTACCAAGCAAAGGGTTTGTTCCCCCATGATCATTTCCAGTTATAAGAACGATCATAACTACCCCCAAAACCGACAGTAGCACACCCAGGCTGCGCAGCCATGTAAACCGCTCACCCAGTAAATAAACTGAAAATAAAAGAGTAAATACCGGTATACTTCCCTGAATTAAACCCGTATTGGCTGCACTGGTATAATATAAACCAATATTCTGCAGAGAATAAAAGAGAGTGACCCCCATAAAGCCGATTAAGGCTATTGGTATCAGCGGTAAAGACCTGATGTGACGGTACCGGATTAATGCCGGAAAAAGCACTAAAAAAGCCACAGAAAAACGGAAAAAGGCCAGTAATACTGGCCCGATATCTGTGTAAGCTAATTTCCCGGCTACAAAAGAAGTCCCCCAGATTAATACTGCAGCTAGAAGCGCTGCTTTTGGCGCTATACTTTGGGCTCTGTTTTTTATTTCAACCGGTATCTTCAAAGTAACTTCTCTCCCGGAACATGTAATATGTTATAAGCAGATGCCAGATATACTATCATAAGCTCCGGAAATTGAAAACCACATTGTATCTTCTTTTGTTATAATATTACGAGTAAAGGAGTGGCTGCCTTGCCAGATATCAATACCATCCTCAGCAAGCTGGAAAAAATCAGTCCCCGGGAAGAGCAAGCTCAACACTATGGCGGACAAGAAATACACTACTTTGTTAATGAATTTTGGACTTCGCGCCAGCGTCAGTCATCTTCAATACATGAAATATCTTACCGAGCCTGCTTTAAACCACAGCTGCCCCGTTTTTTTATTGAATTGCTCTCCGGGGCAGGTGACCTGATCTATGACCCGTTTGCCGGAAGGGGGACAACCATTATCGAGGCTGCCCTGATGGGCCGCAGAATAATTGCCAATGATATCAATCCTTTAAGTAAAATACTATCCGAACCAAGGTTGCGAATACCTTCACTGCAGGATGTAAGCCTGCGCTTAAAAAACATTTCCAACAAAAATAACATAACTAACGATTTTGATCTATCCATGTTCTATCATCCCAAAACCGAAGAAGAGATCCTCAGTTTGAGATATTACCTTCATGAAAAAAACAAGCTGGATAAAGAAGATGAAATTGATCGCTGGATAAGAATGGTCGCGACAAACCGGTTAACAGGTCATTCAAAAGGATTTTTTTCAGTTTATACGATGCCGCCTAATCAGGCAGTGTCGATTGCCCAACAAAAAAAGATAAATCTGAGGTTAAACCAGATACCGGAGTATAGAAATGTAAACGAAATAATATTGAAAAAAACTATCCAACTGCTCAGGACCCTAAAAGAAGAAGATATTGCAGCCCTGAGGAAAGCTTCAAGAAGCGCTCTTTTCCTTGAAGAAGACGCTTCAAAAACAGATGATATTGTTTCAGCAAGCGTTAACCTGACGGTAACCTCACCCCCATTCTTAAATATTGTCCAATACTCTAAAGATAACTGGCTTCGCTGCTGGTTTAACCATATCGATCCTGCTGCTCTGGTGCAGAATATGACCATGGCTGCAACTCTTGATGAGTGGAGCAAGAAAATGGAATCGGTGTTTGAAGAGTTATTTAGAATTACCAAAGATCAGGGTTGGGTTGCTTTTGAAGTTGGAGAGGTGCGGGGTGGAAAAATAAAACTTGAAGAAACTATCATTCCACTTGGTATAAATAGAGGCTTTACCTGCGCAGGAGTGATCATTAACAGGCAGCAATTTACAAAAACATCAAACATCTGGGGCATAAAAAACAACCGGGCTGGAACAAACAGCAACCGGATAGTCCTCTTTCAAAAAAAATAATTTAATAACAGCCTTTCAGGTTTTACGTCAATTCATCAGGATCAACGATTTCTTCTTCAAGAATATTCATTATTTCTTTTTCCGGATATCTGCTGAAAAACAGGTAGCTGCAAGCTGATGATACTGCTATGGCAAGCATACTCAACCGGACACCAAGCGGATGAGCAATATCTTTTCCGTATGCCGAAAGTAAAAATGCGAAAACCACGCCTGCCAGTGCAATGGTCAGCTTCAAGGGTATAGCCCGTGCTCCAAAGAACATAGCTTCCCGGCTTTCTCCTGTTTTACGATAATCAGCCCGGGCAAGATCGGCAATAGTCGGGTTGATCAAAATTGAAAGTACAGCCAGTGGAAACCCGGCAAGAGCAAACATAAAAAGGCTTAAATAATAATTAACTCCCTGCATGTTAAAACTTAATAAAAAAAGGCTAAATCCACAAACACTCAAGCAAAAAACTCCAAAGGTTATTATCCTTTTTTTGCCGTACTTCTTGGCGGATATATTAACCAGGGGGAAGCAGATTAATGCTCCGCCGGTAGCCAATCCGGCAAGAATTACCATAAAACCCTGATCTTTTTGGAAAAGAACAACGGCGTAATAAATAAGCCCCAGGGTTACTGTATTCATGGCAAACTGTAAAAAAACTTCACCGGTCAGAAAGGTGCGAAAAGGTTTTACAGAAAATGTCCTCCTCAATGACAACCACGCTCCGATATTCGGAGTTTCAGCCGATTGGCTGTGTTTTGCCTCACTGAATCCTAAAGTTGCGAGGTATAAAAACAGTAGGGCCAAAAGAGAAAATCCTGAAACCGTATACCGGTAAGCCGACCGCAGATCTATCCCTGTTGTCTGCATATGATTAACAATCCATGGGAAAATGACCGTAATCAGTAGAATACCGATTAAACCAAAAAATGCTATCATCGTCGACAGGTTAATTCGCAGTGAATTATTATGACCCAGTTCAGGAAGGAGAGCTAAAAAGGGATTAACATAGATGGTAAAAGCAACATAAAACGCGGCCATCACCAATCCCAACCAGAGGCCGTTTACTATTGACTCATAGCCACCACGGGGAGGAAGAAATACAAGTACAGCAGAAAGCGTTAGAGGAAGTCCTCCGGCAAGCAAAAAAATCTTTCTTCGCCCCAACCGGGAACGGCTATTATCGCTTAAAGATGCAACAACCGGATCGGCCAGTCCATCAAGGATACGGCCAGCCAGAAGAGTTGTCCCTAAAACCGTGATAATCCCCCAGTAAGTACGATCGGGAATAAGATTTTGAAGAGCATATTCTTTTGGCGGCAGATAATAAAAAGGCATGTAAAGTAAGATCATGCGCTCGAGCATGGTGAAACCTGCGCTGCCGGAGGCGTAAATCAATTGGCGAAAGAATGGCAGGGGTTCTGCCTTACCTGGTGCTTTCATTAGATCACCCAATTATATAGTCCGATTGCAATTTGGTTAATCATTTGTTCAAGATACAGCTGAATAACATGATAAAAAAAGAACAGGGTATTCACCCTGCACAAAAAATATAATAGGAGGTTAGGTTTAAACGTATTCAGAAACGTCCTGAAACTTAAAATGTTATTCAACGTTGAAACCTATACTCCTGCATAAATAGCAAAATATTTCATAAAAAAATAAGAATACTATTATTAAGACTCATCGACGCTGCATCGTTTTTTTGTCAGGTGGCGTGTTGTCACGGTTTATCGCGACCGCCAGTCGACTTGAGTCATACATTACCCATAGGTATACGGCAATTAGCCCCAGGCCGCGAGTAAAATACCAGGCAGCAACCGCGATCAAAAACCAGATAAGCCCCTTTGTGAAGAGTCCGAGGTACATATAACCGGCACCAGGAAAAATCAGATTAAGCAGTCCGGCAAGGATAGGATCCTTGCGGATAGGTTGTTCAAAATTGTAAATTTTTTTTGGCTGTTTTGTGATCAATGAATCCTTTTCACCGAGCGAAATACGACAGAAAGGACACCTGACAGCGAAATCAAAAATTTCTTCCCCACACCCGGGACATTTTACATAGTTAAGCGCACAATTTTCATCTACAAGCTCCGGATTTCCCGGGCATCCATAAGTAGTACAACCACCCGTTTTTTCCCAACAACGGGCGTGATAATTACGCAGGCACAAACGACAGCGGATAGATAAATCCTTCGGTTTAAACTCCTCGCCGCAGATACTGCAAAAATTCTCTTTCATCAAACTTACCTCCATTATAAATAATTATAACACAAGCAAACTGACCCACAGGCTGATCAACAAATTAAACTTGCCCTTTATCAGAGGAAGAAGGATAATTAATCAAGGAGATAAAAAAGGGGTTGATTATATTGGAAAGCAGAGACGTGGCTCAAGCTGCAATAAGCATAGCGATGACGATAAGCAGGGAATCGGAAGCTGATTTAAAGCAAAAACATTTAGCCGAAGGAATCCAGTCCCTGGCTGTAGATTATGGGGGAGAGTTTTTAAGTTCCCTCCAAAAAGTTGTCGAAAGAGCTGTTGTTGCTTCAAAACGTGAAGGGATTATTGATGATTCGAGCCATTCCGACGGTGCAGTTGCAGGAGCTACCCGTGAAGCGCTGGTTCAGATCATGCCCAAAGCACTGGGATTAAATGTAGGAGGAAAGGTTGGAATCGCCCGGGGTGGTACTCACATTGCAGTGGCCATTTTCTTCGGCATAGGCCTTCTGCATCGAAATGATGTAGCCATCGGGCTGGGTCACCGCGTAGTTTAGAAAAAATGGAAATGTTGCCTGTCCGTTTTAAATAACCAGCATATACTTCCAGGGGAACCGAAAAACTTACCTGTTTGTCAGATGGGTAAAAGGGGGTAACAGTAATGAATAAGAAGAGAATCTTTTTAAAGATCGCAGTGGCTCTGTTAACAGTTTTGTTGGGATTGATTATTACATCCTGTGGAGCTGTAAATTATCTTGACCGTGGAGACTCTTCTGCAGGCCAGGCTTACGACACAGTATATCTCGAAGAGTATGGGATGTCAGTGCCTGCAGCAGAAGCACCGGAGTTTGAAGTAAGAAGGCCTGATGGGGGAGTCGGCGACAGTTCTCTGCGGTATGTTATACGTAACGGCTCAATCGATCTTGCTGTTCGGAATACCAGGGATACAATCCAGACTATCCGGGGTATCGTGAGTGAGGTTGATGGAATTATCAGCAATTCTTATGTATATGAAATCAGGGAGGGGCAATATGGAGCAAACCTGACTCTTCGTATACCTGCCCAAACCTTCGATGCCGTTATGCCACAGATAGAAAACCTGGGAAGAGCTACCAATGTTCAAACCGGCCAGGAAGATGTGACAATGCACTATATAGACCTGGAATCACGGTTAAAAAATCAGATAGCTCAGGAAGAACGCCTGGTCGAGATACTCGAGATGGCTGAGACAGTTGAAGAGGTTCTGGAAGTTGAGCGTGAGCTGTTCAGGGTCAGAGGAGAAATAGAATCAATGACCGCCCAGTTTACCTACCTGCAAGACCAGGTAACATACGCAACCATTAACGTTAATCTGAGAGAAGAAGCAATCCCAACTGAGAATATTTCCCCGGGAGCTTTTGAAAATTTCGGCAGACGTATTTCGCAGGCATTTATCAGCAGCATTAATTTCATTCTTCATAGTATTTCATCCATCATAATCGCTGTTATAACTATATTGCCAATCCTTATCCTTTTAGGCTTAGTAGTGCTTTTAATTGTCCTTCTGATTCGGAAACTGTCCAAACGTAAGCCAGATGTACCGGATAGAACTGAAGAGTAAAGCTTCCAATATATCTCATCCGGGCTGGAGTAATAAAAAACAGGGGGTGCCTTCGAACATCCCCTGTAATTTATTAATTATTACACCCGGATTACTTTGTGATATCTTCTTCCAGTATATCTTCACGTTCAAATAATTTGATTGCCTTCTTCAGCAATATCAACAACTGCTTCCGTTCATCTTCCGGAACTTTGGAGAGATAAAGTGCAAGCAGCAGGTTTCGTTGTTCTTCCACTTCGTTTAAAACTTTTAAACCCTTGGGAGTAATTGAAATCCATACCTGCCGGCGATCTTTTTCCTGACGCTCCCTGTTTACCAGACCCATTTTGAATAGCCTGTTTATTAACGCTGTAACCGCGCTTAAAGTTACTCCAAGCATGTGAGCCAAAAATGAAGTATTACAAGGATTTTTGCGAAGAGCCCGCAGAACGATAAACTGTGTATCGGTGATCTCGTCAACAGTGTAGCGATTATGCAAAACCCGCACCCTATATATTAACCGGCTGAACACCAGATCAAGCTCTTTTATATATTCAATGAGACCGTCGCTGCTGATTAGAGATCTCCTCCTGCCAGATTATTTCATATAATCAATAGTTAATCATGTTAAATATTGCGGTTATTTATTTATACCATTAAGACCAGACCGGGTCAAGAATCAGGAGATAGATAATAAGCCGTTTTCATGATTTCGACCCTGTGGTAAAGTATCAATAAGGAGGATACCGGAATCATGGCATCAAAGGATAACACCCACACATATATATACCTAAACCTGCTGCTTCCTCTCTTTTCGGGCGCTATTCTGATATTTGCCTTCCCGCCCTTCGAGCAGGGTTATTTAAGCTGGTTTGTCCTGGCTCCATTGATTTTTTCAATTCTCTTATCCAGGCCCGGACAAGCATTCCTGGCAGGAATTATATTCGCTATACCAATAAATCTATATCTGAATCTGTACCTGAGCCACGTATTATTTCCTTATCTGCCTTTTACTCTGGCCCTTGCAGCAATGTTTCTCCTTGTTCTCTATATCAGCTTATTCAGCGGCCTGTTCGCTTATCTTTCCAACATGATGACAAAGCATGTCAGGCCGCTGTTTGCCGTCTATGCTATACCGGCTATTTGGGTCATTGTAGAGTACCTGCGTTCAATTGGATTTTTAGCTTACAATGTAGGATATCTTGGCTATTCTCAATGGAATTATCCTTACATGCTTAACCTTGCTTCGACCTACGGATATTGGGGATTGCCTTTTACAATCGTCTCTTTTCAAACAATCATTATCTTTCTTGCTCTGGGCAAATTAGAAAAAAAAGATTTTGTCCTTGCTCTGGCAGTCCTGCTTCTGTTTATCGGATGCGGTTTCCTGATACCCTCCATTCAAGCAATAGACGATGAATTACCCTCCATACGAACAGCCTTGATCCAGGGTAATAGTTCACCAGACGAGATTATATCACTGGGTAAGGAAAGAATAAGAGAGCATTACCTTGAGATGACCAGGGAAGCCCTGGAAGAAGATCCCGGGGTTAAACTTGTAGTCTGGCCGGAAACAGTAGTAGATCTTGATTTTCGAAGGAACAAAACCCATCAACCTGAAATGCTTCAAGTAGCAGAAGAACTCGGAATAGCTATTTTGTATGGTGCAAGAGTTGTAGAAGGGGATAACCTTTACAACTCTATACTATTGCTCCGAGATAATCAGTTGGAGATACCAGTATATAATAAACAAAGGCTAGTGCCCTTTGTCGAGTATTTTCCCTTTGAAGAGATTCTAAACAACATCCTAAACCTGCAGCTGCTTCTGGGCCGGTATACAGCAGGAGAGGAAATAGTCATCTTTGAAATAAATGACTCGCCACTGGCCGGGGTCATCTGTTTCGAATCATACTTTGGAGATCATTCGCGTCTTTTTTCTTTTTCCGGAGGCAGGCACCTCTTTGTATTAACCAACGATGCCTGGTTTGGCAGATCAATAGGCCTAGAATTGCACGCCCAGGCGGCGGCTATACGGGCAGCAGAAATGGGGATTGGAGTAACCCAGGTCGCCAACAGCGGCATTACGATATCTTATGATCATAAGGGGAATGAACTTTTCCGCTCAGGGAAAGATCAGGCAGGCGTATTTATTACAGACATTGAATTTACCAGGCGCCCGACTGTATACTCCCGATATGGCGACTATTTCCCATTAATACTCTTTTTCTATCTGCTTACCGGCCTCTTGTACAACTTGCATCAGAAATTGAAAAAATAGCTATTTTAAAAAACCCTTGATAACGACAACAGGTGTTCCCGCATCTGCTGAACCGCTCACCAGATCAGCCAGGCTTGCCAGAACATCTTCCATTCTCCTGGGCGTTGTGCCTTCTTTCTCAAGGCTGTCCTCAGGTAGTTTGCGGCCTATATTGCTGCTTAGAATGCTCTCTATCTCGTCGGCAGATCTCTGTTCTTCATGGTAACAATGATCTGCCAGGTATTTATATTTTAAACCTTCCCTGAAACAATCAAGTCCATCGGTTGCAGCAAAGGCTGCTTTAGGATCGGCAAGTTCATAAATTCCACTGCTTGGATCAAGATAAGCGCCGTCCCCGTAGATCATAACCTCAACTTCAAGATCCATCTTTTCTTTAATCAGCGTTTGGAGCTTGTTAACAATTTTTCGGCCATCACGAGGTGCCAGTTTTAGGCGTTCTCCTGCGGACATATTGCTGCCGAGCAAGCCCCATTCCGAACAGGCCTCTCCTTCGTTGCATACCTGGTCCAATGTAATGCAGTTTTCAAACCAGTCGGTTATTGTTTTCAGAGTCTTGTTTCTGCTGTGTATATCGGCAGCAATAATGCCGTGTGGTTCAAATTCAAGAGCATAAAGTGGATCATTAGAAAGGATAACTGAAGCTTTCGCTCCTTCCTCTTCGATGATTTGTCGATACAGGTTTATATAATCAACCCCCGTTACAGGATGTTTGAATATTTTAGTTCCAAAATCTTCATGATGGAAGTGTTCTTTCTCAAAACTGCTAAGATATTCGGCTGAAATTATCTGGTTACCTACTTCATCCGCGGGATATGAAAACTGAACAATTACTTCTCCCCGGCTAACCGCTCTGGCAATCCCTTTAAGGATCATCGAGAACCGGTTTCGACTGGCGATAGGATAAACTACAGCTATCCTGCTGTCATCCGAGAGCTGCAATACCTCTCTTATTTCCCGGGCAATATCATCTATGGTTATATAGTTATTCTGAGCCCGGGCTACAACAGATTCAGTGATGCAAATTACATCTCCATTTTCAAGAAGTCCATCTTTATAACAACTTATTAGCCGTTCATACACTTTTTCTACAATATCCATTCCCGGAAGTATAACCCCCATTTTCAGTCCGAACGCCATGGGGCCCAAGTAATCAGGCAGTGTACTCATATTACTCTCCTCCACCTTCCAAAATATCTGTTTTGGTATTCTCAGGCGATATAATATCCAGCGCTTGTTCGTAATCTTTCATGGTATTAATGTTGATGAATGATTCCTGGCCGGGGTCGAACCTGGATATCTCTTCCAGCTCAATAAACCTTATATTCAGCCGGGCATAAAAATCGATTATTTTAAAATGCTCAGCCTTAATCTGTTCTTCAATCAATTTAATACATTTTTGGCTGTAAAAAGAATGGAGTGGCTGGAAATAGAATCCTACCCGGGGAACAACAGCGTCATAAGCAGCAGCGAAACCAGCCATATAGTTAATCAGATCGAGGTTAAGAAATGGCATATCGCAGGCTGCTACAAATTGATATGGCAAATCTGAAGCGCTCAAACCGGCATGAATTCCCCGGAGAGGACTTTTATGACGATTTTTTATCAAATCGCCGGTTAATCTTA from the Bacillota bacterium genome contains:
- a CDS encoding DMT family transporter, with the translated sequence MKIPVEIKNRAQSIAPKAALLAAVLIWGTSFVAGKLAYTDIGPVLLAFFRFSVAFLVLFPALIRYRHIRSLPLIPIALIGFMGVTLFYSLQNIGLYYTSAANTGLIQGSIPVFTLLFSVYLLGERFTWLRSLGVLLSVLGVVMIVLITGNDHGGTNPLLGNILVLLSAAAWAFYTVKSKPLLKKIPQQVLVAASMFFGLVFLLPVLIIEMSIMDYAQISLSSWAVILYLGLFASGFAFLFWNYGLKHVDASEAGAYTNLAPVIGVVSAAFVLGEAINLIQIGGGVLVIIGVLMVSRTVKDR
- a CDS encoding DNA methyltransferase — protein: MAALPDINTILSKLEKISPREEQAQHYGGQEIHYFVNEFWTSRQRQSSSIHEISYRACFKPQLPRFFIELLSGAGDLIYDPFAGRGTTIIEAALMGRRIIANDINPLSKILSEPRLRIPSLQDVSLRLKNISNKNNITNDFDLSMFYHPKTEEEILSLRYYLHEKNKLDKEDEIDRWIRMVATNRLTGHSKGFFSVYTMPPNQAVSIAQQKKINLRLNQIPEYRNVNEIILKKTIQLLRTLKEEDIAALRKASRSALFLEEDASKTDDIVSASVNLTVTSPPFLNIVQYSKDNWLRCWFNHIDPAALVQNMTMAATLDEWSKKMESVFEELFRITKDQGWVAFEVGEVRGGKIKLEETIIPLGINRGFTCAGVIINRQQFTKTSNIWGIKNNRAGTNSNRIVLFQKK
- a CDS encoding MFS transporter translates to MKAPGKAEPLPFFRQLIYASGSAGFTMLERMILLYMPFYYLPPKEYALQNLIPDRTYWGIITVLGTTLLAGRILDGLADPVVASLSDNSRSRLGRRKIFLLAGGLPLTLSAVLVFLPPRGGYESIVNGLWLGLVMAAFYVAFTIYVNPFLALLPELGHNNSLRINLSTMIAFFGLIGILLITVIFPWIVNHMQTTGIDLRSAYRYTVSGFSLLALLFLYLATLGFSEAKHSQSAETPNIGAWLSLRRTFSVKPFRTFLTGEVFLQFAMNTVTLGLIYYAVVLFQKDQGFMVILAGLATGGALICFPLVNISAKKYGKKRIITFGVFCLSVCGFSLFLLSFNMQGVNYYLSLFMFALAGFPLAVLSILINPTIADLARADYRKTGESREAMFFGARAIPLKLTIALAGVVFAFLLSAYGKDIAHPLGVRLSMLAIAVSSACSYLFFSRYPEKEIMNILEEEIVDPDELT
- a CDS encoding RING finger protein, encoding MKENFCSICGEEFKPKDLSIRCRLCLRNYHARCWEKTGGCTTYGCPGNPELVDENCALNYVKCPGCGEEIFDFAVRCPFCRISLGEKDSLITKQPKKIYNFEQPIRKDPILAGLLNLIFPGAGYMYLGLFTKGLIWFLIAVAAWYFTRGLGLIAVYLWVMYDSSRLAVAINRDNTPPDKKTMQRR
- a CDS encoding HutP family protein — its product is MILESRDVAQAAISIAMTISRESEADLKQKHLAEGIQSLAVDYGGEFLSSLQKVVERAVVASKREGIIDDSSHSDGAVAGATREALVQIMPKALGLNVGGKVGIARGGTHIAVAIFFGIGLLHRNDVAIGLGHRVV
- a CDS encoding DUF4349 domain-containing protein, producing MNKKRIFLKIAVALLTVLLGLIITSCGAVNYLDRGDSSAGQAYDTVYLEEYGMSVPAAEAPEFEVRRPDGGVGDSSLRYVIRNGSIDLAVRNTRDTIQTIRGIVSEVDGIISNSYVYEIREGQYGANLTLRIPAQTFDAVMPQIENLGRATNVQTGQEDVTMHYIDLESRLKNQIAQEERLVEILEMAETVEEVLEVERELFRVRGEIESMTAQFTYLQDQVTYATINVNLREEAIPTENISPGAFENFGRRISQAFISSINFILHSISSIIIAVITILPILILLGLVVLLIVLLIRKLSKRKPDVPDRTEE
- a CDS encoding MarR family transcriptional regulator, whose amino-acid sequence is MHNRYTVDEITDTQFIVLRALRKNPCNTSFLAHMLGVTLSAVTALINRLFKMGLVNRERQEKDRRQVWISITPKGLKVLNEVEEQRNLLLALYLSKVPEDERKQLLILLKKAIKLFEREDILEEDITK
- the lnt gene encoding apolipoprotein N-acyltransferase, with the protein product MASKDNTHTYIYLNLLLPLFSGAILIFAFPPFEQGYLSWFVLAPLIFSILLSRPGQAFLAGIIFAIPINLYLNLYLSHVLFPYLPFTLALAAMFLLVLYISLFSGLFAYLSNMMTKHVRPLFAVYAIPAIWVIVEYLRSIGFLAYNVGYLGYSQWNYPYMLNLASTYGYWGLPFTIVSFQTIIIFLALGKLEKKDFVLALAVLLLFIGCGFLIPSIQAIDDELPSIRTALIQGNSSPDEIISLGKERIREHYLEMTREALEEDPGVKLVVWPETVVDLDFRRNKTHQPEMLQVAEELGIAILYGARVVEGDNLYNSILLLRDNQLEIPVYNKQRLVPFVEYFPFEEILNNILNLQLLLGRYTAGEEIVIFEINDSPLAGVICFESYFGDHSRLFSFSGGRHLFVLTNDAWFGRSIGLELHAQAAAIRAAEMGIGVTQVANSGITISYDHKGNELFRSGKDQAGVFITDIEFTRRPTVYSRYGDYFPLILFFYLLTGLLYNLHQKLKK
- a CDS encoding coenzyme F420-0:L-glutamate ligase yields the protein MSTLPDYLGPMAFGLKMGVILPGMDIVEKVYERLISCYKDGLLENGDVICITESVVARAQNNYITIDDIAREIREVLQLSDDSRIAVVYPIASRNRFSMILKGIARAVSRGEVIVQFSYPADEVGNQIISAEYLSSFEKEHFHHEDFGTKIFKHPVTGVDYINLYRQIIEEEGAKASVILSNDPLYALEFEPHGIIAADIHSRNKTLKTITDWFENCITLDQVCNEGEACSEWGLLGSNMSAGERLKLAPRDGRKIVNKLQTLIKEKMDLEVEVMIYGDGAYLDPSSGIYELADPKAAFAATDGLDCFREGLKYKYLADHCYHEEQRSADEIESILSSNIGRKLPEDSLEKEGTTPRRMEDVLASLADLVSGSADAGTPVVVIKGFLK
- a CDS encoding molybdenum cofactor guanylyltransferase encodes the protein MKRLANQDSRRKGAIILAGGDSKRLGRPKALLDFGGQTLIDMMIRRLKTTFNEITVVTDRPELYQRLPVRLTGDLIKNRHKSPLRGIHAGLSASDLPYQFVAACDMPFLNLDLINYMAGFAAAYDAVVPRVGFYFQPLHSFYSQKCIKLIEEQIKAEHFKIIDFYARLNIRFIELEEISRFDPGQESFININTMKDYEQALDIISPENTKTDILEGGGE